A genomic region of Thunnus albacares chromosome 2, fThuAlb1.1, whole genome shotgun sequence contains the following coding sequences:
- the cabin1 gene encoding calcineurin-binding protein cabin-1 isoform X3, with the protein MIRIAALNAASTAADESQDPLRSNKSQTKEAQEAEAFALYHKALDLQKHDKFEESAKAYHELLKTPLLKEALPSEDQRVGLKHPGLMLKYSTFKNLASMAASRDDLEMAMEFYLEAVMLDSTDVNMWYKIGQVAVRLVRIPLARHAFEEGLHCNPDHWPCLDNLITILYTLSDYSCCLYFISKALEKDHCYTKGLVLKEKIFEEQPCLKRDTMQMFMKCDMSIHYVEVEEEERKCIVEEALDLRKRRQALSYREPKPDLVLTQPIRCLSWKHVGESLIAMYKHQTTCEPPRPSLGHRIDLSEYSDPNFPQNLPQPSSPVSTVQTTVLSSSPSSSLPPTALTEPTVLPQPSTQPQITTSQATVEVTTSAHPVATAMEVSLTDKVKKAPKRKRAIEDSGETAKRRSARVRNTKCKKEEKIDFQELLFKYLPSRLKKFDPDNDDESLSNLESQCNGKEDIQPLHGSCLPVDAVEYMESEQQDVHNFLLNNMSNGGILDLMMRYLKAVGQKFMEDWPRGLTAVVLELYQHWRKHSSGLPNPLLRDCSNQHIRDMLAMSLACMELQLEQWLHNKGKTVSPRRSSICPASDTAESEFPGQYFQSDLLLLALGSSQKDLFEDDWLDVMVRVYWLKARFLALQGDMELALESYDVCTGLLQSRPKSPEGKHYTINLPNLRVDSAISLEEVDKRLKSLERCQSLEEIQRLFESADFESVVRLLQPTLNYGSRSKPLEFVSSAPERPAQLMLLQNSLLKLQDYQQCLEYSELALNEALQQLNSAPTSSPPAKEEWVSTIGKLLDGIEVCFTKDLELLSNVPHFSSMARLANNLIQLIDLSMTVSDDPKEPYFFSVLPWIILYRIIKHEEAAFNCMLRQHISVGDDEDDSETPMLPSSLMLLNTAHEYLGRRSLCCNSDGALLKFYVRVLEKELAASSNTESHPYKEELEMALEQCLFCLYAYPSKKSKARFLEDHSSPQVALLWSDALFMFQYFKPKSLPEFDSYKTSTVSADLANLLRRFAGIAPSSDTPTLTMDEVAAYIEGMTEKAPCLPEGSAPAPPIINEIYYLLADYHFKNKEQSKAIKFYMHDICVCPNRFDSWAGMALARASRIQEKLNSNELKSDVPIWKHSQAVLNCFKRALEIDSSNLSLWIEYGTISYALHSFASRQLKQWRHELPPEVVKQMEERRDSMLETASQCFQGASRCEGDSDEEEWLIHYMLGKIAEKRKQSPAEYLQLYKKAAHYLHEEAARYPRKIHYHNPPDLAMEALELHFRLSATILKLLEANVPDLEHELLFNLLVEAATGPFARGEEKSMPSIPRSHEKEKPTSMMDEDFNCSSVCIGNVHSSSLPSVATPASPEFDHDYCLPRSPMWLASLNERSQDSEVVMLSDSNSTQDAFTDPASSQDSSHKPASGKASSSSSESTTPVKEGQPASEDTASHGEHTGIQTEEKVVQEVVDTVVVTLPEASAPKVSADPCPHPLPVPATPPKQASSQHATPQTPVTEGKRKPEPPPEVIEVPKALPAEHADQRRMLVEMCVSALFLCLGRFPQHYKSLYRLAFFYTNSKTHQNLQWARDVLLGSSVPWQQLKHMPAQGLFCERNKTNLFNGIWRIPVDEIDRPGSFASHMNRSIVLLLEVLSQLKDHDTLLKVSFMLQRTPDQGKKYLRDVDRQVLAKRAFFLNVKVLEDNLNSLTGVSEQLPKAPAPSMGEMTTTDASNRPDSEDSKHALPKKPELTEGACATDSGPREASQAQLTQTPPSTDKGSKVLESYPGKVEAAGSEGHRTGPEEPMELDTSHWRRPSTTTDSQGNQTETETSLSVGEPQQKVTDSCRTPELSLEELSISSRQQQLQASATKVAVATSGTDQGLLRRPNRKRKLLEDVESGKTLLLDAYRVWQQGQKVMTYDLGRIEKIMSETYMLIKQVDEDVALDQAVKFCQIQLATSAQRQSAGDAPTTPKYTKDHRDIFFPASLPTPVLLSHTACHPLSTQDSQAKVVYEPLSKLSRPQTSSFHDQPQHRRAANHPAAVMPFLPHTEEREEPSEGLLYRQQESHLCQQMKLATVSQGQESTAGWFQEETATCSTAQPCSDQQQYASNEQSKLPDPSRIRSRVPANMPKLFIPSTVTKFPPEITVTPPTPTLLSPKGSISEETKQRLKNVILSSQSAATVKKDTLSQPALEVQETSSQESSLESESDEEDDYMDI; encoded by the exons ATG ATTCGCATTGCAGCATTGAATGCTGCTTCAACAGCTGCAGATGAGTCTCAAGATCCCTTGAGAAGTAACAAAAGTCAGACGAAAGAGGCTCAG GAAGCAGAGGCGTTCGCTTTATATCACAAAGCCTTAGATCTGCAAAAACATGACAAGTTTGAGGAGTCTGCCAAGGCTTATCATGAGCTTCTCAAAACTCCTCTGCTCAAGGAG GCCCTGCCCTCAGAGGATCAGAGAGTGGGTCTCAAGCATCCCGGGCTGATGTTGAAGTATTCTACTTTCAAAAACTTGGCCAGTATGGCTGCATCACGAGATGACCTGGAGATGGCTATGGAGTTTTACTTGGAG GCAGTCATGTTGGATTCCACTGATGTGAACATGTGGTACAAAATTGGTCAGGTGGCTGTGCGACTTGTGCGCATTCCTCTGGCTCGACATGCCTTTGAGGAGGGATTGCACTGTAACCCGGACCACTGGCCCTGCCTGGACAACCTCATAACCATTCTCTACACACTCAGTGACTACTCCT GCTGTTTGTACTTCATCAGCAAAGCCCTAGAGAAGGATCATTGTTACACTAAAGGCCTGGTGTTGAAGGAGAAAATCTTTGAGGAGCAGCCCTGTCTGAAGAGGGACACAATGCAGATGTTCATGAAATG CGATATGTCTATTCACTATGTGGAAGTGGAAGAAGAGGAACGCAAATGCATTGTGGAAGAGGCACTGGATTTACGGAAACGCAGACAGGCTCTCTCTTACCGTGAACCAAAACCTGACCTTGTCCTGACTCAGCCCATTCGCTGCCTCTC GTGGAAGCATGTGGGCGAAAGTCTTATTGCGATGTACAAACATCAGACCACATGTGAGCCACCACGGCCAAGCCTTGGCCACAGGATTGACTTGTCAGAGTACTCCGACCCCAACTTCCCTCAAAACTTGCCCCAACCCAGCAGCCCCGTCAGTACAGTCCAGACTACTGTGCTGAGCAGCAGCCCCAGCTCATCCCTGCCACCAACTGCCCTTACTGAGCCAACAGTGCTGCCCCAACCCAGCACACAACCTCAGATTACCACCAGCCAGGCCACTGTGGAGGTCACCACCTCTGCTCACCCTGTTG CTACAGCTATGGAAGTTTCACTGACAGACAAAGTGAAGAAAGCTCCAAAAAGGAAACGTGCAATTGAAGATAGTGGGGAGACAGCCAAGCGACGCTCGGCTCGTGTTCGAAACACTAAGTgcaagaaggaggagaagattGATTTTCAGGAACTGCTTTTTAAATATCTACCTTCCAG GCTAAAGAAGTTTGATcctgataatgatgatgagaGTCTGAGTAATCTTGAATCGCAGTGTAATGGGAAGGAGGACATTCAGCCTCTACATGggagttgtttacctgttgacGCGGTTGAATACATGGAATCTG AACAACAGGATGTTCACAACTTCCTGCTCAATAATATGAGCAATGGTGGTATACTGGACCTGATGATGCGCTATCTGAAGGCAGTGGGTCAGAAGTTCATGGAGGACTGGCCTCGTGGGCTCACAGCTGTGGTACTGGAGCTCTATCAGCACTGGAGGAAGCACAGCAGTGGTCTTCCTAACCCTTTGCTTCGGGACTGCAGCAACCAACACATACGG GACATGTTGGCAATGAGCTTGGCGTGTATGGAGTTGCAGTTGGAGCAGTGGTTGCACAACAAAGGGAAGACCG TGTCTCCACGAAGAAGCAGCATTTGTCCTGCCAGTGACACAGCTGAGTCAGAATTCCCCGGGCAGTATTTTCAGAGTGATTTGTTACTCCTGGCCTTAGGCTCATCCCAAAAAGACCTGTTTGAGGATGACTGGCTGGATGTTATGGTGCGTGTCTACTGGCTCAAGGCACGATTCTTGGCCCTGCAG GGAGACATGGAGTTGGCCCTGGAGAGCTATGATGTCTGTACAGGCCTGTTGCAGAGCAGGCCAAAGTCACCCGAAGGGAAACATTACACCATTAATCTGCCTAACCTGCGTGTAGATTCAGCAATCTCTTTAGAGGAG GTTGACAAAAGGCTGAAGTCTCTGGAGCGTTGTCAGTCTTTGGAAGAGATCCAGCGTCTCTTTGAGTCAGCAGACTTTGAGTCTGTTGTGCGCTTGTTGCAGCCCACTCTTAATTACGGCAGCAGGAGTAAACCTCTGGAGTTCGTGAGCTCAGCACCAGAGCGGCCTGCTCAGCTGATGCTACTGCAG AATTCACTGTTGAAGCTACAGGACTACCAGCAGTGTCTGGAGTACAGCGAGCTGGCTCTAAATGAAGCCTTGCAGCAGCTCAACTCTGCTCCAACCAGCTCTCCCCCTGCTAAGGAAGAGTGGGTCAGTACCATTGGAAAACTGCTGGATGGCATCGAGGTCTGCTTCACCAAAGACTTAGAGCTTCTAAGCAATGTCCCCCACTTCTCTAGTATGGCTCGACTGGCTAACAACCTAATTCAG ctgaTTGATCTTAGTATGACCGTTTCCGACGATCCCAAGGAGCCTTATTTCTTCTCAGTGCTGCCTTGGATTATCCTGTATCGCATTATCAAGCACGAAGAGGCTGCTTTTAACTGCATGCTTCGACAGCATATCTCCGTAGGGGATGATGAAG ATGACTCAGAAACTCCTATGCTGCCCTCCTCCCTGATGCTTCTCAACACAGCCCACGAGTATCTTGGCCGTCGCTCCTTGTGCTGCAATTCAGACGGCGCACTCCTGAAGTTCTAT GTTCGAGTTTTGGAAAAAGAGCTTGCAGCCTCTTCCAACACTGAGTCTCACCCCTACAAAGAGGAGTTGGAGATGGCCTTGGAACAGTGCCTTTTCTGCTTATATGCCTACCCCAGTAAGAAGAGCAAGGCCCGCTTCCTTGAGGACCACTCATCTCCACAG GTGGCACTGCTGTGGAGTGATGCCCTTTTCATGTTTCAGTATTTCAAACCAAAGTCGTTGCCTGAGTTTGACAGTTATAAGACAAGCACAGTTTCTGCGGACTTGGCCAATCTGCTGAGGAGGTTTGCTGGCATCGCCCCCTCGAGTGACACTCCCACTCTCACCATGGATGAAGTGGCAGCCTACATCGAGGGCATGACAGAAAAG GCCCCGTGCCTTCCTGAAGGTAGTGCTCCTGCACCTCCAATCATTAATGAGATCTACTACCTGCTGGCTGATTACCATTTCAAGAACAAGGAGCAGTCCAAAGCCATCAAGTTTTATATGCATGACATCTGTGTGTGTCCCAACAG GTTTGACTCCTGGGCGGGAATGGCTTTAGCTAGGGCCAGCCGTATCCAGGAGAAGCTCAACTCCAACGAGCTGAAAAGTGATGTACCCATATGGAAGCACTCCCAGGCAGTGCTTAACTGCTTCAAGAGGGCCCTGGAGATAGATAGCTCTAACCTGTCTCTGTGGATCGAGTACGGTACCATATCATATGCACTCCACTCGTTTGCTTCACGGCAGCTAAAGCAGTGGCGCCATGAACTCCCCCCAGAGGTGGTTAAACAG ATGGAAGAAAGGAGAGACTCCATGTTGGAGACAGCATCCCAGTGTTTCCAGGGTGCTTCCCGttgtgagggtgacagtgatgaAGAAGAGTGGCTCATTCACTATATGTTGGGGAAAATAGCAGAGAAACGCAAACAGTCTCCAGCGGAATATCTGCAGCTTTACAAAAAG GCAGCACACTATCTGCATGAAGAAGCTGCCAGGTATCCCCGGAAAATCCATTATCATAATCCCCCTGACCTGGCTATGGAAGCCCTGGAG TTGCATTTCCGTCTCAGTGCCACCATCCTAAAACTGCTAGAGGCTAATGTGCCTGATCTGGAGCATGAGCTCTTGTTCAATTTGCTAGTTGAGGCTGCTACAGGGCCATTTGCCAGAGGGGAAGAGAAGAGTATGCCAAGCATTCCCAGGTCTCATGAAAA GGAGAAACCCACCTCCATGATGGATGAAGACTTTAATTGCTCGTCAGTTTGCATAGGGAACGTCCACAGCTCCTCCCTTCCATCAGTTGCCACCCCAG CCTCACCAGAGTTTGACCATGATTACTGCCTGCCCAGGTCTCCAATGTGGCTGGCTTCCCTGAATG AGCGCAGTCAGGACAGTGAGGTGGTGATGCTCTCTGACTCCAACTCCACCCAGGATGCCTTCACAGATCCCGCCAGCTCACAAGACAGCAGCCACAAACCTGCCTCTGGGAAAGCCAGTTCATCGTCATCAGAAAGCACAACACCTGTGAAGGAAGGGCAGCCCGCATCTGAGGACACAG CATCACACGGAGAACATACTGGCATCCAGACAGAAGAGAAAGTTGTCCAGGAAGTAGTAGACACTGTGGTGGTGACACTCCCTGAGGCCTCAGCCCCCAAAGTCTCTGCAGATCCCTGTCCTCATCCTCTGCCTGTTCCAGCCACCCCTCCGAAGCAAGCCTCCTCTCAACACGCCACTCCTCAAACCCCAGTCACTGAGGGTAAGAGGAAGCCAGAGCCCCCCCCTGAGGTGATTGAGGTGCCCAAAGCCCTGCCTGCAGAACACGCTGACCAGAGGCGAATGCTGGTGGAAATGTGTGTCAGCgctctcttcctctgcctcGGCCGTTTCCCTCAGCACTACAAGAGTCTTTACCGCCTGGCCTTCTTCTACACTAACAGCAAGACTCATCAG AACCTACAGTGGGCCCGAGATGTGTTGCTAGGAAGCAGTGTCCCATGGCAACAGCTGAAGCACATGCCAGCACAAGGACTTTTCTGCGAAAGAAACAAGACAAACCTGTTCAAT GGCATCTGGCGTATTCCAGTAGATGAGATTGATCGCCCAGGAAGTTTTGCATCTCATATGAACCGATCCATTGTCCTCTTGCTGGAGGTGCTGTCTCAGCTTAAGGATCACGATACTCTGCTGAAAGTCTCTTTCATGCTGCAGAGAACCCCTGACCAGGGAAA GAAGTATTTACGGGATGTTGATCGCCAGGTTTTGGCCAAGAGAGCATTTTTCCTAAATGTAAAAGTCCTGGAGGACAATCTGAACAGTCTCACAGGG GTGTCTGAGCAGCTTCCCAAAGCGCCTGCGCCCTCCATGGGGGAGATGACCACAACAGACGCATCCAACAGGCCCGATTCAGAGGACAGCAAACATGCGCTTCCTAAGAAACCTGAGCTCACAGAGGGAGCGTGTGCAACTGACTCAGGGCCCAGGGAGGCCTCACAGGCTCAACTCACCCAGACCCCACCATCTACAGATAAAGGAAGTAAAGTTCTAGAGAGCTACCCTGGGAAGGTGGAGGCTGCTGGGAGCGAGGGGCACAGAACAGGGCCAGAGGAACCCATGGAGCTGGACACTAGCCACTGGAGGAGGCCCTCTACGACCACAGATTCTCAGGGCAACCAAACAGAAACTGAGACCTCCCTGAGTGTTGGGGAGCCCCAGCAGAAAGTGACTGACAGTTGCCGGACACCAGAGCTGTCTCTGGAAGAGCTAAGTATTAGTTCCAGGCAGCAGCAACTCCAAGCCTCAGCAACCAAGGTAGCTGTGGCAACCAGTGGGACTGATCAGGGGTTACTACGAAGGCccaacagaaaaagaaagcttCTAGAGGATGTGGAGTCTGGAAAAACCCTTCTGCTTGATGCATACAGAGTGTGGCAGCAAGGCCAGAAAGTCATGACCTATGACCTGGGTCGCATTGAGAAGATCATGTCAGAGACGTATATGCTCATAAAACAG GTTGATGAGGATGTAGCTCTGGACCAAGCTGTGAAGTTCTGCCAGATACAGTTGGCCACTTCTGCCCAAAGACAG TCTGCCGGTGATGCTCCGACCACACCTAAGTACACCAAGGATCACCGAGACATCTTCTTCCCCGCCTCCCTGCCAACTCCGGTCTTGCTCAGCCACACCGCCTGCCACCCGCTGTCCACCCAGGACAGCCAAGCCAAAGTGGTGTACGAGCCCCTGAGCAAGTTGTCCAGACCTCAAACCTCAAGCTTCCACGATCAGCCACAGCACAGAAGAGCAGCTAACCACCCTGCTGCAGTTATGCCCTTCCTACCACACACAG